From Candidatus Manganitrophus morganii, the proteins below share one genomic window:
- the infB gene encoding translation initiation factor IF-2 produces MRVFEIAKKIGIPTKEMMALLKRMGIKASNHMSALEESDIQAVMKGMEKSSVAKTTSKGTKSVKAAPPPPPVVEKKSRVLIKRKPTPEEMAPPPVAIQPEAPAVETPETEAPLSPTMEPIAPAAAATSAPSDVVSPPVEEVKPASPAAEPAPTPGVLKVVPSPGGAKEAAEKKTDKDKKKGKIELRPELKKDFASKFKEKAKRPKKRWDSDVVVEEPEAIAEVPVEARKWQDFKPIHRKEDRRGLRRGPAVSTDITKPRRKVVKLYEGMTVKEFSELIGQKVPSIISKLMAMGKMATINHPILLDEASLIAEEFGVKAELVSEKTEEEILSPSMPDDPNDLLPRSPVITIMGHVDHGKTSLLDSIRQTKVTEGEAGGITQHIGAYTVTVGDKRVTFLDTPGHEAFTAMRARGAKVTDIVILVVAADDGVMPQTIEAINHAKAANVPIIVAINKIDKPEANADRVKTALAEFELIPEAWGGKTIFAEVSAKKKIGLEDLLEMILLQAEVLELKANPTRPMLGTIVEAKLDRGRGPVATVLVQQGTLRVGDIFVTGAHFGKVRALINDKGKKVDQAGPSIPVEVIGLDGVPLAGDTFVVVADERTAKEVAQGRSQRQRLAELSQTRRVTLDDLYQEIQEGTVKELNIIVKADVQGSAEAIKESLEKLTSPLVKLRVIHRGVGSITESDILLASASNAIVIGFNVRPETKGEDLAERENVDVRLYTIIYDAIADVKAAMEGLLEPTLKERTLGRVEVRQVFQIPKQGVIAGGHVSSGLISRNSAGARVIRDGTVVYEGKIGSLRRFKDDVKEVQAGYECGIGIENFNDIKVGDVIEVYTHDKIAAKL; encoded by the coding sequence ATGAGAGTTTTTGAGATTGCAAAAAAAATCGGCATCCCGACCAAGGAGATGATGGCGCTCCTGAAAAGGATGGGAATCAAGGCGAGCAATCATATGAGCGCCTTGGAGGAAAGCGACATCCAAGCGGTCATGAAAGGGATGGAGAAATCGTCGGTGGCGAAGACTACGTCGAAGGGGACGAAGTCTGTCAAAGCAGCCCCTCCTCCCCCGCCCGTCGTCGAAAAGAAATCACGCGTCCTTATTAAGAGAAAGCCGACGCCGGAAGAGATGGCCCCTCCTCCTGTGGCCATCCAGCCGGAAGCGCCGGCCGTAGAGACTCCGGAGACAGAGGCGCCGCTCAGCCCAACCATGGAGCCGATCGCTCCCGCAGCGGCAGCGACATCGGCCCCTTCGGATGTGGTTTCCCCTCCGGTCGAAGAGGTCAAACCGGCTTCTCCCGCCGCGGAACCTGCGCCGACCCCCGGCGTCCTCAAGGTGGTTCCCTCGCCGGGCGGAGCCAAAGAAGCGGCTGAGAAGAAAACCGATAAAGATAAGAAGAAGGGGAAAATCGAGCTTCGCCCCGAATTGAAGAAAGATTTTGCCTCCAAGTTCAAGGAGAAAGCAAAACGACCGAAAAAGCGCTGGGATTCGGATGTTGTTGTCGAAGAGCCCGAAGCGATCGCCGAGGTCCCGGTCGAGGCGAGGAAGTGGCAAGACTTCAAGCCGATCCATCGCAAAGAAGACCGAAGGGGACTCCGAAGGGGGCCGGCGGTCTCAACCGATATCACCAAGCCGCGGAGGAAAGTGGTCAAGCTTTACGAAGGAATGACGGTAAAAGAGTTCTCCGAGCTGATCGGACAAAAGGTTCCCTCCATTATTTCCAAATTGATGGCGATGGGAAAGATGGCGACGATCAACCATCCGATTTTGCTCGATGAGGCGTCGCTGATTGCGGAGGAATTCGGCGTCAAAGCCGAGTTGGTTTCCGAGAAGACGGAAGAAGAGATCCTCAGCCCGTCGATGCCGGACGATCCGAACGACCTGCTGCCGCGTTCTCCGGTGATCACGATCATGGGGCATGTCGATCATGGGAAGACCTCGCTGCTCGACTCCATCCGGCAGACGAAGGTGACGGAAGGGGAAGCGGGGGGCATCACGCAGCACATTGGGGCCTACACGGTGACCGTCGGCGATAAACGGGTCACTTTCCTCGACACGCCGGGTCATGAGGCCTTTACCGCCATGCGGGCGCGCGGCGCCAAGGTCACCGATATCGTTATCCTGGTTGTGGCGGCCGACGACGGAGTGATGCCCCAGACGATCGAGGCGATCAATCATGCCAAGGCGGCGAATGTCCCCATCATCGTTGCAATCAATAAGATCGACAAGCCGGAAGCGAATGCGGACCGGGTGAAGACTGCGCTTGCAGAGTTCGAACTGATCCCGGAGGCGTGGGGGGGCAAGACCATCTTTGCCGAGGTTTCCGCGAAAAAGAAGATCGGTCTGGAGGATCTGCTTGAGATGATCCTCCTGCAGGCCGAAGTACTCGAGCTCAAGGCCAATCCAACCCGGCCGATGCTGGGGACGATTGTGGAAGCGAAACTCGATCGCGGCCGCGGGCCGGTTGCGACCGTCTTGGTCCAGCAAGGGACGTTGCGAGTCGGGGATATCTTCGTGACCGGAGCGCATTTCGGGAAAGTCCGCGCCCTGATCAACGATAAAGGAAAAAAAGTAGACCAGGCCGGACCCTCCATCCCGGTGGAGGTGATCGGTTTGGACGGGGTTCCCTTGGCGGGGGACACCTTTGTGGTCGTGGCCGATGAGCGGACGGCGAAAGAAGTGGCCCAGGGCCGGTCTCAGCGGCAGCGGCTGGCCGAGCTTTCTCAGACGCGGCGTGTCACCCTCGACGATCTCTATCAAGAGATTCAGGAGGGAACGGTCAAGGAGCTGAATATCATCGTTAAAGCCGATGTCCAGGGCTCTGCGGAAGCGATTAAAGAGTCGCTCGAAAAGTTGACCTCCCCTTTGGTGAAGCTCCGTGTCATTCACCGCGGGGTGGGGAGCATCACCGAATCGGATATTCTCCTCGCCTCGGCATCGAACGCGATCGTGATCGGGTTCAACGTCCGGCCGGAAACGAAGGGGGAAGATTTGGCCGAGCGGGAGAATGTCGATGTCCGCCTCTATACCATTATTTATGACGCCATTGCCGACGTGAAGGCCGCGATGGAAGGTTTGTTGGAGCCGACCCTGAAGGAGCGAACGCTGGGACGGGTCGAAGTTCGGCAGGTCTTCCAGATTCCGAAGCAGGGGGTGATCGCCGGAGGCCATGTCAGCAGCGGCCTGATCTCCCGAAACAGCGCCGGAGCCCGCGTCATTCGGGACGGTACGGTCGTCTATGAAGGAAAGATCGGTTCGCTGCGTCGCTTCAAGGACGACGTCAAAGAGGTCCAGGCTGGATACGAGTGCGGTATCGGGATCGAAAACTTCAACGACATCAAAGTCGGCGACGTGATCGAAGTCTACACGCACGACAAGATTGCGGCAAAATTGTAA
- the nusA gene encoding transcription termination factor NusA, translating to MNRELLSVIDQIGREKGIESQKIIKAVESALLTAAKKRYGANENIQVRLDSQTGEIEVISLKKIVEAVTNPRAEVSLEEAKKVDESAELGDEIGSLLEMEDFGRIAAQTAKQVIFQRVREAEWESVHREYSVRQGEIISGMILGQERRNYIVELGKTEAILPYQEQVPRESYRRGDRIRAHLLEVKPSAKGPQIVLSRTHPNFVAKLFEMEVPEIAEGVVIIKGVVREPGDRTKIGVFSKDSAVDPVGACVGVRGSRVQAVVRELKGEKIDIVTWSDDPRTFIGEALSPAVIEKVGINEAEKSALVVVSDQQLSLAIGKKGQNVRLAAKLTGWKIDIINQGEYEKERAKEREQEIAAAISHEQKIQADAQIVEEQRQAAEKREYTLSDVPGLGENMVEALKEHGIDSVQKLAETNEEALSDLPMIGMKTAAKIIEEARDLLKMEKKGEGA from the coding sequence ATGAATCGCGAGCTCCTCTCTGTCATCGATCAGATTGGGAGAGAGAAGGGAATAGAGAGCCAGAAGATCATCAAGGCGGTGGAATCCGCGCTCCTGACGGCGGCGAAGAAACGATACGGCGCAAACGAGAACATTCAGGTGCGGCTCGACTCTCAAACCGGAGAGATTGAAGTGATCTCCCTGAAGAAGATCGTCGAAGCCGTTACCAATCCCCGCGCCGAAGTTTCGTTGGAAGAGGCCAAGAAGGTCGATGAATCTGCGGAACTGGGGGATGAGATCGGCTCTCTCCTTGAGATGGAAGATTTCGGCCGGATCGCCGCGCAGACCGCCAAGCAGGTGATCTTTCAGCGCGTGCGTGAGGCGGAGTGGGAATCGGTCCATCGAGAGTACTCGGTCCGTCAGGGAGAGATCATCAGCGGAATGATCTTGGGCCAGGAGCGTCGCAATTACATTGTGGAGCTCGGTAAAACCGAGGCGATCCTTCCGTACCAGGAGCAGGTTCCCCGGGAGAGTTACCGCCGCGGCGATCGGATTCGCGCCCATCTGCTCGAGGTGAAGCCTTCGGCAAAGGGGCCGCAGATCGTTCTGTCGCGGACCCATCCCAATTTTGTCGCGAAGCTCTTCGAGATGGAAGTTCCGGAGATCGCCGAAGGGGTGGTGATCATCAAGGGGGTTGTCCGGGAGCCGGGCGATCGGACCAAGATCGGGGTCTTTTCCAAAGATTCAGCCGTCGATCCGGTCGGGGCCTGCGTCGGGGTTCGCGGCTCGCGCGTTCAGGCGGTCGTCCGTGAACTCAAGGGGGAGAAGATCGATATCGTAACCTGGAGCGACGATCCGCGGACCTTTATCGGCGAGGCGCTCAGTCCGGCGGTCATCGAGAAGGTCGGAATTAACGAGGCGGAGAAGTCGGCCCTGGTAGTGGTCTCCGATCAGCAGCTTTCGCTGGCGATCGGAAAGAAGGGGCAGAACGTTCGCCTGGCCGCCAAGTTGACCGGCTGGAAGATCGACATCATCAATCAAGGAGAGTACGAGAAAGAACGGGCCAAGGAGCGCGAGCAGGAAATTGCGGCGGCGATCTCTCATGAGCAGAAAATTCAGGCGGATGCGCAGATTGTGGAAGAACAGCGCCAAGCGGCTGAGAAACGGGAGTATACCCTCTCCGATGTCCCCGGTCTGGGAGAAAATATGGTCGAAGCGCTCAAGGAGCACGGAATCGACAGCGTTCAAAAGTTGGCTGAGACAAACGAGGAGGCCCTGTCCGATCTTCCGATGATCGGAATGAAAACGGCCGCCAAGATTATTGAGGAGGCGAGGGACCTTCTCAAAATGGAAAAGAAAGGGGAAGGAGCCTGA
- the rimP gene encoding ribosome maturation factor RimP produces MDRTVLVDRVKEIAEPMLRSLGLELVEVEYAGSARSGTLRVFIDKQGGVTLDDCEKVSRYLSQALDVDDPIPHHYTFEVSSPGLDRPLKKRDDFSRSIGKKVKVKTSAPIENQKVFTGRLADFKEEKVTLYLEEGKGKAIEIPFDQIAQARLEVEF; encoded by the coding sequence ATGGATCGAACGGTTCTGGTGGACAGGGTCAAAGAAATTGCGGAGCCGATGCTAAGGTCGCTGGGATTGGAATTGGTTGAGGTCGAGTATGCCGGTTCCGCAAGGAGCGGCACCCTTCGCGTTTTTATCGACAAACAAGGGGGGGTGACCCTCGATGATTGTGAAAAGGTCAGCCGGTATCTCAGCCAAGCGCTCGATGTCGACGATCCGATTCCGCATCACTATACATTTGAAGTTTCTTCGCCCGGCCTTGATCGACCGTTAAAAAAGAGAGACGATTTTTCTCGATCGATCGGAAAGAAGGTCAAGGTGAAAACATCCGCTCCGATCGAAAACCAGAAGGTGTTCACCGGTCGGCTCGCCGATTTCAAAGAGGAAAAAGTGACTTTATATCTGGAAGAAGGGAAGGGAAAAGCGATCGAGATCCCCTTCGACCAGATTGCGCAAGCCCGCCTTGAGGTCGAGTTTTAG